A window of Arcobacter acticola genomic DNA:
TCTCCCATAATTTTAGTAACTGTTCTTTCTTCTTCTATTTCTTTCATTACAGTTTGTTGAATCTTTTCATCTGTTAATTCAACATTACCAAAATCTTTGAAATAAAGTTTACTTGTTCCACTCAAAGCAGCAGAATTCCCACCAACATCACCTTCTCCTACAATTTCGTATTCTACCATACCTGATTTTATATCATATCTATTTGCAGCAGCAAATAAATTAACAACACCTACTAACAAAAATATAAATATATATTTTGATTTCTTCACCTTTTCATCCTCTAATAAATTGGCGGAAGTATACAGATAATAAGATAATTTTGCAATAGATTTCAAGCTATTTTTTTTGATAAATTTAAAATAAATACCACCAAAGGAACACCATTTTTTATTAGCATAAAAAAAACAAAGGAGTTTTATATGTCTTATTCAAAAAAAAGATATTTAGTCTATTTTTTTATTACCTTATTTATTATGGTAATACCTTTTATCACACTAAATAATAATCACTTATTGTTGCTATCTTTTGATAAATTACAGTTTCATTTTTTAGGTATAGTTTATAATGTAAGTGAACTTTATGTAATGCCGTTTTTACTTATGTTTTTATTTATTGGTATTTTTGCCATTACTTCTATTTTTGGTAGAGTTTGGTGTGGTTGGGGCTGTCCTCAAACTATTTTTAGAGTTATATACAGAGATTTAATAGAAAGTACAATTCTTGATTTAAGAAGAATAAAAAACAAACAAAAAGATATTAATTATAATAAAAGAAGCAATCAAATCAAAAAATATATAGCTATAGTTTTATGGAGTATTATTTGTTTGATCATAGCTTCAAATTTTATGCTTTATTTTGTAGCAAGTGAAGATTTTTTTACATATATTCAAAATCCAAGTGAACATAGTTTTATGATTATATTTATTATATCAATTGCTGTTTTTTTAATATACGATATTGTTTTTATGAAAGAAAATTTCTGTACTTACATATGTCCTTATTCAAGAATACAATCTGTTTTATATGATGATAATACAAAACAAGTAAGTTATGATTATACAAGAGGTGGAAAAATCTATGAAAACAGTGTTAAATCAATATTTAAATTAAAAGATTTAAATGCCAATGATGAGTGTACGACCTGTGAAGCCTGTGTTAAGATTTGCCCTACTCATATAGATATAAGAAAAGGTTTACAAGTTGAGTGTATAAACTGTCTAGAGTGTAGTGATGCTTGTGCTAATGTTATGAAAAAGTTTGATAAACCATCATTAATAAATTGGGGAAGTACAAATAAAGTAATAAATAAAAAAAATATATCAATTTTTACAAAAAGAAATATCACATATTTTAGCTCTTTATTTTTATGTATATTTTTAGCATTTTATTTTTCTTTAGATAAAGAGGATTTTTTAGTAAATGTAAATAAAACAACACAACTTTATAAAACAAAAGAAAATGGTGTAATTGCAAATAACTATGTTTTAACATTTCATAATACTCAAGATAAAACTCTAATTTTTCATATAAAATTAGAAGATGAAAAAAATTATAAAATCAAAAGATTTGAAAGTTTTGCATTAGATGCTGGCAAAAAAATCAAAAAAGTTCTAATTATTGAAACAACAAAAGATTATGTAAAATCAAAAGATAATGCAAATATTAAAATAGAAATAAAAACTTTAAATGAAAGTTTAAAAGTAATTAAAAATATATCTTTTATTCATCCATAAAATCAAAGAGCTTTTTCAATAAAGAGGGAAAACACAGCCCCCTCTTTTTGGTTTTCTACACTTATTTTTCCCAAGAAACTCTCTTCAATTATCATTTTACTTAAATATAAACCAATTCCAAATCCTTGCTCTTTTGTAGAAAAATATGGCTCAAATATCTTTTTTATATTTTTACTTTTTATTCCACCACCATTATCTGCTAAACTAATAGTAACCTCAGCACTATTTGAAAAAACAAGTATTTTTATTTTTGGATTTTCAATATTTTTTAAAACATCAATTGCATTTGAGATAATAGAGAGTATAACTTGAGTAAATTCACTTTTAACTCCAAAAATTTCCACCTCTTCAAAGGTATCAAATTTTAAATCAAGTTCTATATTGTTACTTTTTAAATCAGCCGATAAAATTGTAAGAGCATTTGATATTGCTTCTTTTACAGAAAAGTTGTTTTTATCTTTTGAATTTGTATAAAACTCTTTAAAATCTTCAATTGTTTTTGATAAAAATTCAAGTTGGTTATTTGCTTGAATAAACTTCTTATCAAAATATATTTCATCTAAACTATTATTTTCAAACTTTTTCTTTAGATTTATTAGAATATAAGAGATGTTATTTAAAGGTTGTCTAAATTGGTGGGTTATATTTGCTATCATCTCTCCTGATTTTACAAATTTAGATTGCTGTAAAACCATTTTTTCAAAACTTTTATTTTGATTTTTCAAATCATTATATTTATACCCAACCGAAATAGTAAATAAAATTGCTTCAATTGCAAATACACTTAATACAATATCAAAATACCCTTTTTGTATGTAGTAATTTTTAAAATCAAAAGCAAATAATAAAATACAAAAAATCGACCAACCAAGAACATATATAAGTGTTGGTTTAAAACCTTGCTTTAAATTAAAAACAATAGATATAAATAAAATTGCATATATAATAGTATAAGGAATATACTCAAAAAGCATATAGTGATAAAAAGCTGTTAATATAACCACATTTAAAAGTAAGGTATTAATTATTAGCTCTTTATAGTTTGAAATTTTTGGCAAAAACTTACCTTCATAAAAAGTAATTGCAAAAAGTACAGCACTAATACTAGCAATTAATAAAGATAATTCTTGAATAAAACTACTAATTTCAAAAAGATTGCTAAATGCTGCAATATAAACTAAAGAAAAAATCTGCATAAAACAGTAACTTATATAAAATATCTCTTTTGAGTATATATATCTAATAAAAGTATATACAATAGTCATTATTAATATTCCAAAAGTAATCCCATAAAATAAGATTAAGTTGATATCATATTGCAATTTTATATCCACTATTTGTAAGATTAAGAATTAAATCTTTTGGTATTTTTGTTTTTATATTTTTTACTAATGTTTTTAAAGCATCTTTTGTCATAACACTATCATTCCAAACATAGTTTTCAATTTCTTCATAACTTACATATCTATTTTTATTTTTAATTAATAACTCTAAAAAATTCAACTCTTTTGCTCTTAGTTTTACCATTTCATTAGATGAAATAAGATTTTTATTAAAAGTATCAAAAAAGGTAATTTCATCTAATTGAATAATATTTGTTTCATCTTTTTCTAGAGCATTTATACATAAAAACAAAGCTTCTTCAAACTCTTTTTCACGTACAGGTTTTACTAAATATTTTACTAAACCTAACTCAATTGCTTTTAGTAAATAGTCTTTATCACTAAAAGCTGTAATAATTATAACTTGAGTTTTTTTATCTTTTTGTCTAATTCTTTTTACAAATTCTAAACCATTTAATTTTGGCATTTGAATATCTGTGATTATAATATCAGGTTTGTATTTTTCATATAATTGTAAGGCTTTAATCGCGTCACTAGCATCGTAGATTAACTCAAAATAGTTTTCTAAGTATTCTATACCATTTTCTCTAGCTATTTCATCGTCTTCCACATATAGAATTTTTATATTTTTGTAGTATTTTTTTAACATATAATATTATATCTTATATATGATTATGTTAATATTCCATTATGAGAGAATATAAATCACAAACAAAAGAAATAATAGCAACAACAACATTTTCAACACCTATTGGTGAAATGTTTGCAGCAGCATCCAAAAAAGGCATTGTAATGCTTTGTTTTTTCACACCATTTAATATAGAAGCAAAGATTCAAACACTAAAAGACACACTAAATGCGGATGTTATTCCTGCGAATAGTGAGATATTTGATGCTTTAAAACAACAATTAGATGAATATTTTAATAAACAAAGAACTACATTTGAAATTCCATTACAGTTAATCGGTTCTCCTTTTCAAGTAAAAGCGTGGAAAGAACTATTAAATATTCCATATGGAAAAACAATATCTTATAAAGAACAAGCTTTAAATATACAACAAGATAAAGCCCATAGAGCAGTAGCAAATGCGAATGCACAAAATATGATAGCAATATTAGTTCCATGTCATAGAGTAATTGCAAGTAATGGAAAACTTAGTGGTTACAATGGTGGAGTTGAGAAAAAAGAATTTTTATTAAAATTAGAATCAAATAATGAT
This region includes:
- the ccoG gene encoding cytochrome c oxidase accessory protein CcoG, which translates into the protein MSYSKKRYLVYFFITLFIMVIPFITLNNNHLLLLSFDKLQFHFLGIVYNVSELYVMPFLLMFLFIGIFAITSIFGRVWCGWGCPQTIFRVIYRDLIESTILDLRRIKNKQKDINYNKRSNQIKKYIAIVLWSIICLIIASNFMLYFVASEDFFTYIQNPSEHSFMIIFIISIAVFLIYDIVFMKENFCTYICPYSRIQSVLYDDNTKQVSYDYTRGGKIYENSVKSIFKLKDLNANDECTTCEACVKICPTHIDIRKGLQVECINCLECSDACANVMKKFDKPSLINWGSTNKVINKKNISIFTKRNITYFSSLFLCIFLAFYFSLDKEDFLVNVNKTTQLYKTKENGVIANNYVLTFHNTQDKTLIFHIKLEDEKNYKIKRFESFALDAGKKIKKVLIIETTKDYVKSKDNANIKIEIKTLNESLKVIKNISFIHP
- a CDS encoding ATP-binding protein, with product MQYDINLILFYGITFGILIMTIVYTFIRYIYSKEIFYISYCFMQIFSLVYIAAFSNLFEISSFIQELSLLIASISAVLFAITFYEGKFLPKISNYKELIINTLLLNVVILTAFYHYMLFEYIPYTIIYAILFISIVFNLKQGFKPTLIYVLGWSIFCILLFAFDFKNYYIQKGYFDIVLSVFAIEAILFTISVGYKYNDLKNQNKSFEKMVLQQSKFVKSGEMIANITHQFRQPLNNISYILINLKKKFENNSLDEIYFDKKFIQANNQLEFLSKTIEDFKEFYTNSKDKNNFSVKEAISNALTILSADLKSNNIELDLKFDTFEEVEIFGVKSEFTQVILSIISNAIDVLKNIENPKIKILVFSNSAEVTISLADNGGGIKSKNIKKIFEPYFSTKEQGFGIGLYLSKMIIEESFLGKISVENQKEGAVFSLFIEKAL
- a CDS encoding response regulator transcription factor, producing MLKKYYKNIKILYVEDDEIARENGIEYLENYFELIYDASDAIKALQLYEKYKPDIIITDIQMPKLNGLEFVKRIRQKDKKTQVIIITAFSDKDYLLKAIELGLVKYLVKPVREKEFEEALFLCINALEKDETNIIQLDEITFFDTFNKNLISSNEMVKLRAKELNFLELLIKNKNRYVSYEEIENYVWNDSVMTKDALKTLVKNIKTKIPKDLILNLTNSGYKIAI
- a CDS encoding methylated-DNA--[protein]-cysteine S-methyltransferase, encoding MREYKSQTKEIIATTTFSTPIGEMFAAASKKGIVMLCFFTPFNIEAKIQTLKDTLNADVIPANSEIFDALKQQLDEYFNKQRTTFEIPLQLIGSPFQVKAWKELLNIPYGKTISYKEQALNIQQDKAHRAVANANAQNMIAILVPCHRVIASNGKLSGYNGGVEKKEFLLKLESNND